GACAACACAGACGCTGAGCACTGAACTCCAACCAGTGGTCGACCTGCAGACACCATCACAGATTAGAACAATAAAACCCAAATTTTGACATCatctcacacaaaaaaaaaaacatataaacctcAGTCTGCTCCATGATGTTGGCTCCATAGAGACCAAGAGCAGGAGCCATCCGAGCCAAGTATCGACTGATAGAGCTGGCATCATTGAACTGGATCTCACTGAAGGAAGGACAGATATAAAAACAGATAGAAGATCTATtagtaataaaaaatgaagcaaTAAAGTGTAAACTTTGTAACATTCTTTATAGATATATTTTGTACATGCAGTGTAGAACCAATTCATTTATTCCTGTGGTTCTACACTGCATGTTTGAGCTTGATGTCTGATAAAATAGTTGTATCACATACTCGGAGACATGAAACTGAGTCTCTTTGCCTTCCGCCACTGACACCTGCACACTGCCCTTCACATGCTCTGCTGCCAGAAGTGCCactgaaggacagaaaacaGTCAATGTTAGCCTAACACTGCTTCAGTCAACTTTGAAGTTAAGTCAAAGGCAACAGGTCATGCTTTGGATTCTTGAACACATTTCATCTCTCATCAAACATCTATCTATCAAATCCTTATGATTAGAGAGGCAGCTGAACTGGTTGCCATTTATACACATCTCAGTGTTTGAGTTTACTGTGCTAAACCTGTAATCTTCACCCACCTGCTTCAACACCTTTCAAAAATATTATAGTAGTTTGActaatacaaatgttttttaacaTGTCAGTACTCAAGAGTTTAGTTAAACTCTTGCACTGACTAAATATcattaaagataaataaaataagtatgtagcattttttaaaattaagttttaatttattaaatggGAGAATGATTAGGGAAGCAACATTAACATGTGATACAGAAGTGACAAATGATTTAATTCAGCTTTCACTTAATGCGGGCTTATTGTGTGGCCAAAAGTGTTTTAATTTGTCCCATTGCAAATTCCTTTTACTTATGATCTAAGCATTTCCTCCTTCTATTTGTCTTATGCATATTCCAGCGTCAGGAACCATGCTGGCTCTAAGGAGTGAAACAAAAATCACTGGAAAagcataaagaaataaataaataacatgccCCAGCAATCCAGCCCTCCACGTTTCAGGATGCTTGCATCAGCCTGCTGTTTCCACCGCAGACGCACTGAGGTGCTGTTTGGAAAGCTGAGCAATGGATTTAACATGATCTTAATATGGTGCCAAGCATGGACACACTAACCTTTGAAAACCCGTGTTCAGACTTCACTAAACATGCAACAGTTAAATGTCACAtattaaaacatcacattgGATTACAGATATATTTTAGCCACATATAACGTTGTCTAAACCAGCGATAGCTACTGTCAGCGTGTCAGTCTATGATGTGTCCATGTGTCTTTTCCGTCCCCCCAATTAAGACACAGGTCAAATTACAGTCGCTGCTATTTTACAAAAAGAAACTAGCACTTCCTAGCTAACACAAATCCTGATTTTCAGTGAATTTATTGTCATTCAATTTGTCTGATTTCTACAACAAAAATCAGACAATCTTCCTATAAAATTTAATGCTCTATTACTATATTGTGTGCTGTAATAACGAGGTGATCCTAATAACAgattcaatatttatttttctgcgATTGAGGTTCATATTATCAATTAAAGgccaataaaaataaacctgaataTTTTCCTACGGAGTTTTGTTAGGATGACACGTAGCAAAACtacagctaacgctagctagctGTCAGCATGCACAGCACACGACTCACGGACAATTTAATGTTTCTGAAGCTCAACTCACCCAGAGGCGGATTGCTTATGCTGACGGTGAAGTTCATCGCCATACTGTGAAGTCCCTCTTCCACACACTGTTTATGAGACCCAAATAAAAGTCCACACACCGACAGGACTCCACACCAAACACCAGCGCGATACAAGTCGCTTTATTTAGGGTTAACAAACAACTTAAGAGCGCAACAGTGCCCCCTATTGTACGGGAGTGTAAAGGTATGTAAACTAAACGAGTCACTCATCCAGAATAATTAGTTCAACTCTCTTTTTTGTGTTAAGGTTCATACATTTATGGTACAATTAATCTtctcattttcaatttttaagCTACATTTTACACAAGTGTCTATGCGCAGTTTTctcaatacaaataaaaaggtagatatgttttcagtctgttttaaagcagaaacacaccAGCTGCAACAAGAAATACTAAGTATACTaagtaattaaatatttttcattacatGCGACATCGTACCAACACTGCCTGTTTCTGATGTAGTAGTACTTGAATACTTGATGTAGTAGTACTTGAATACTTCCAGTTCTGCTACATCATACTTCTCCCTCACCACATTTTAGAGGAAACCAATATACTTATTTGGCCACTAAATTAAAATTACTAGTTTTTCAttgagttgttgtttttcattggGTTAGTAGGACAAAATTAGAAAAGGCATTTCCTGCAGAAAATTCaagtgaatgctgaaagctgaaatgAGTTActcaacattgctgaaaatgcTAGTGCCAGCTAATGTTCTGTATAATGGCACCTGCTTTACCGGTGGCAAATGTAGCAAACATATCAATTACAGCCAGTGAGATTTTTTTatagaaagattaaaaatacttgagaaaagggaaaatatgTAAACGGGTGACAATCGGGTAAAATGGTAAAATACGGGAGAATCCTGGGAAAACGGGAGGGTTGACAGGTATGGGATGAAAGCAAAGAAAGCAGAGTGAGAAACTCAGCCCTTATTTcgttaataaaacaaaataaagtataatcATACGACGTTTTTGGTCTCCAGTGGACAATGCACACGCCAGCCAGCAGTATAAGTCCTTCCAACTGTAAACACACCAGGTTATTCAAATTAGCTCCGTGTTTTCCAGCTataacattaaagtgatgaattATAGTCCAATAATATAACAGTGTACATTAATGTTGACGTACTATTGATGAGCTACTTGGTACAGCAAGTATATTTGGCTGCTTTGTTCGAATGTAAAATTTTGAATGTTGACTTTTATTTGTAACAGAGTATTTTCACATGAACTTTACgttttttattgttctgtttttttttttattgttctattttttattgtttttgttttgtttttttaatcccaACGACGTAGCAGCGGAACTATAAAAAGGGCAAAGCTTCGACCCGGACTCGTATTTCCAGTGCACCTGTTCCACTGTGGTTTGTTATGAGGTTTGTACAGCGATAggagtctgtgtgtttccagtaTCGTTAACTTGGCTGCGGCTCACGTTTCTGACTCGGTAAAACGCATAGTGCGCTGGACCAGTTCATTATTTAAGCTCCTCTTATCTTATCACTTCTAGTTGTCGCTCCCTGCACAACCTGCACGATTTGTTGAGCTTGTACTGGCGCTGCGTGTCTGTTGTTTCTTCATCTTAAATAAACTAATGCAGCTGTGAGGGTTTTCTCTTCATAGCGTTTGAACATTTTGTGCCAACCCTCTTTATTTTCTGCACATCTGTATGCTTTCcgcctgtttctgtgtttggcaCCTAACCGTTTGTCTTCTATGATTTTATATACTTTGTCATTTTAGTCAAAGACAAAGCATttagcattaaaaataaaatctatctTTAGCAGGTTCCTGCTGTTCAGCTGACATTTGAATCCTCTGTATTTCTGGTCAGGTATGTCTCAGGGCAGTCAACACGGCAAGTGGACCATCTCCAGCagtgatgacgatgatgagGATCTTCCTCCTTCTGGGACTAAAACTAATAAGCCTCACCGACCTGCCAAAACCACAGGGGGCCAGGGGTCTGCCTCTCCCTTCAGCCTCAAACTGGAACCAGTATCAGCTACTGTGGAGGTGAAACCTGAACCAGATAAAACCCGAGTGTCCTCACTAGTCACTGTGTCTGAGGCCAGACAAGCAGCTGCAGTGAGCCAGTTAAATCCAGTGAAGTATCAAAGTAGTCCTTCGTTGGCTGGGAAGCGGAAGAAAGAGGTGTCAGACAGTTCCGGCTGGGCTCTGTCAGACACTGACGACGACGATGGAGAAGTAAAGGCGAATAGTCTCAGTAACTTACCAAACAGGGCGCCTTCTAGccctaaaactaaaaaactgaaGGTGGAAATCAAGCGTCCTCCCAGTCCCCATGGCAGACTGTACTATATTGATGAACCAGAGGACTTTTTTGAGTCCAGCATTCCTTGTCTTAACGACACCTACAGGTTTTACCTCAACAAAGTGACAGGGCTGGATAGGAAATATAACAGTGGAGCTCTGCACATCAAAGGTGAGAAGGGTCTATTTCTAATTTGGTGGAATTTGACAtttcatggtaaaaaaaaacaaaaaacccacaAATGATCATTTTAAGCCACTGGCTAAGGAGGTTACTAGTTTgagtatattttaaaaaagcctcTGAGTCTAATCCCAGTACCCTGGTGTTTCTGATATTATTATAGGGGTGCAGAGTGACCCCTAGACACTGTCTAGTAGAATAAAGATGTTAATACATTGATTTTAGTTCCCCATgactgtggattttttttcctactgCTGATCCGCACTATTTGAAATCAGAGGAGTAAAGTCAGCATTTATCATCATTGTTGTGTACATATTATTTGTGTCTGTTAATCTAGACATCCTGTCCCCCTTATTTGGAACTCTGAAAGAATCTGTTCAGGTATGTAATctacaaaaacaattttatgttgtgttttttattatgtttggaGGGACCTTCAGCCATTaaaatctttctttctttctagtTTAACTACTGCTTTGATATTGAATGGATGGTGAAGCAGTATCCATCAGAGTTTAGGTAAGCTCTGCTTCTTCTTACCTACAGTCACATGATCACAAACATACTCATTTTTCTGATTAGAGTGGATCTGCATTCTGTAGTGTATTATGACTTGTATAATATGTTGATGTGCTACATGTGATTTTTCCTCATAGATTGGAGAAAGAAAAGTCTCTAGCAAGATTGAAGTGCAAGTTAGTGTAGTGTGAAATTCTGGTGCTAGCCATGAATTAGTTTATACGTTTATTTAAAGACGAGTGACTCAATTATACACTGCACTTATTTAGTTCaagtagaaaatgtgttttagtgaAGAATTgctataataaatattttgggTTGTGTTTCCAGGGATCGCCCAGTTCTCATTGTTCATGGAGACAAGAGGGAGGCCAAGGCCCGGCTGGTCCAGCAAGCACAGCCCTTTCCACATGTGCGATTTTGCCAGGTACACATTTACTCAGTGTGATTTGGATAATGAAATACAAACtctgttgtcagtttattaggaacacccaGCAAATAGTACAACACCCCTGAAATATGTCCTGTgtgatcattttctgtttgacttgctgttgAACTGCACTGCACCATATAAACAGGTGTGTAGTAGTATTTGGCCTGCCCTCACTGATTTGAATGggttggacaaaataatagaaccCCCAGTTATTATAATGTAATTGAGTTCAGTAGTGATACTGAGAAATGGCTGTTACTGAAACCTGTTCCTAACTAGATTAATGTGTGAGATTTTCTTTGACAGGCCAAGCTGGACATTGCTTTTGGAACTCACCACACGTAAGTGTTTCTGTTGCCATTTatacagcagacattttgactcgTATCAGCGAGAGCAGATGtgtaatttaaataacattGACAACAAGTACATTACATGTAGATCTACCAGTTCTGTTTCCTTGGTTTTGTGTGCTTCCTCACACTGGTTTATTGGGATTTAGCCAACATTAATTTTACTGAGATTTTCCTGCTATGACAAATCAACATGTGCTATGAATCAGATATATTTGTACTGTAGTAATAAACTCCTGTGCATTCTGAATGAAATTATTAAACATTGATCTGTTTTTTATATGCAGATGCATCGGTATTCCACATTTTAGAAGCAAAAAAGCTTTGTTTAAAATAGAAAGCATATAATTGGCATTTGTCTCTCTGCAGGAAGATGATGTTGCTGTGGTATGAGGAAGGCTTCAGAGTCATCATTCTGACCTCCAATCTCATCAGAGCTGACTGGTATCAGAAAACACAGGGGTGAGTCTGCCTGTTGTAGTTTCTttgaacatttatttaacaaagtGAAGGACAGTCTAAGTTGTGAAAGaaaactgtttcatatttgttgcaCATTGAATTTTGCTTATGGAAATGCCCCTGGATCTGTTATTTCCAAACCAGAATGTGGATGAGCCCTCTGTTCCCACGGTTACCAAAGGGCAGTAGTGCAAGCGCAGGTGAGTCGCCCACCTTCTTTAAGAGGGACCTGCTAGAATACCTGGCCTCATACCGCGCACCTGAACTTGAGGAGTGGATCCAACGAATCAAAGAACACGACTTGTCAGAAACCAGGTAAACATACTGACATATGTGTGCATAGATACAGATGTAACACAAACCTTATACTAAAGTCTTGAGATTGAATGAGCTATAACTGTGACTTTTAGACCCCCCCAACACTATCATCTATACCAGTTTGTAATTAAATGATGGTTGTGTATTACTTCATGAATGTAAGCATCAGGATTACAGGTTTCCCTAATTTTATTCTCTTATCAGGGTATATTTGATCGGCTCGACCCCAGGCAGATATGTTGGTTCAGATATGGAGCGCTGGGGCCACCTGAGGCTGAGGAAGGTAAAggcttgcttttttttttttgttttccctcttctGGTTCCCTCAGGCCCCACTACACCCTTGCCAAACCTGCCACTAAGCAGTTatccaaaacagaaaagtcaaTAACTACCAGACGTTTCATTATGTTATTATAgttttgtgtaatattttcaCAAAAGAGAGATGGACAGGCAGACATCAACACAGAACTTTTTATGTAGTTTTTAACTGTTATTTGTTCATCTCCTTTGTCTCTTCTTATCCTTCTAGCTGTTGTATGACCACACTGAGCCTATTCCTGGCGAGGAAAGGTGGCCTGTGATTGGCCAATTCTCCAGCATTGGCTCCATGGGACTGGATAAGACCAAATGGTTGGCAGGAGAATTTCAGCGCACCCTGACCACACTGGGAAAATCCTCTGTTCGCCCAGAACCCCCCATGCACCTGGTATGTTCCTCCACATGAATCTCAACAAAAATAGTACAAAGACACTGATCTCTTAGTTTTTTGGTTAATGCCGACATATGCTGACATATATCCAGTTTCAGAATTTAGGATTAGAGACAACTGAATTTCTAAAGTAAGTTGCTAATGGCTTGACATATTACAGCTGTATCCATCAGTAGAAGATGTGAGGACTAGTTTAGAAGGCTATCCAGGtgagtgatgttttttttttttttttttttgcatatataTGATGatcacttttaaaatatttatcaaaacTCTACTTACTATTTGGTGCCTGTTATCTGTTTGGTTGTCAcatctgacattttttgttctcCAGCGGGAGGCTCTCTTCCCTACAGCATCCAGACAGCACAGAAGCAGCTCTGGCTTCACTCCTACTTTCAGTATGTTCACTACTCTTACTGCTCAGAATTCAATCCTAGTGTATTCATCATCGGTAGGTTACTCTGGATCCTGTCAGACAACTTCAACACAAACTGCAAGGTCTCATacatacaaatgtgtgtgtgtgtgtgcgtgtgtgtgtgtgtagccgtTGGAAGGCAGATACAACAGGAAGAAGTCACGCCATGCCACACATCAAGACGTATATGAGGGTGTCACCAGATTTCACTGAGCTTGCCTGGTTCCTTGTTACCAGGTGAATGTGctggctttatttatttattttttaattacctGAACTTATTTCGTCTCTGTCTGTATATGTTATTTatagtgggttttttttaatattacttaTTGCTGAAAGTGGTGTTGTTGCTATTAAAAGAACCATTCATATTTTTCCCAAAAGCAGACATTCATTTTATAATCTTTAAGatcagatttattttcattagtgTCCACTAAATTCCCAGTAATAGGCAAAAGCATTTGGACAGttctacatttatttgtttatcagACTTTACGTGTCTGTacattaaatgtgaaataaaataattgtaacTGTGTACCAGAGCTCATACCTCTTGTGCTGATTAAGAGCTGCCATTTAGACTGAGGCAGAGTCTGTCAATATGAGGAGTGGAGAGGTGATCATGCAAGGGAAgataatgaaacacaaaagacTAAAAATCTGATCGTGTCCTTATGTACACACAGCAGTACTAAAACGAGTTTGTGTGATTTTAGTGCCAACCTGTCCAAGGCAGCATGGGGTGCACTTGAGAAGAACAACACTCAGATGATGGTTCGTTCATATGAGCTGGGAGTCCTCTACGTGCCTTCTACCTTTGTAAGAACACCACATATGGACAAACAGTAGCTCTATGCTAATATGTCTGACTGTTGGAGGGACAATGCCTGCAGTGTGAACTTGAGTTTAAACGTGTCTTGATTGGCgtgcacagtaaaaaaaaaaaaaaaaaaagtcatctaGGACACACCTCTGAGCAATTCCATAGTGAAAACATATGAAtgacaaagcagagaaaaagaattATATGTTTTGAATAACAGAACTCCAAATGGTATAGAAGTCTATGTGTTTATGTGGCCTGATGGTTGTCTTTCTAGAACATGAAGACCTTCCCTGTTCACAAAAATCCATTCCCTGTCTCCTCCTCGTCTCTCGGTTTCCCTGTGCCCTTTGACCTTCCCCCTACATGCTACTCTGCAAAAGGTACAGGaatatgttttttcatttacatatgtGTATGAAATCTGCTGTATGTATCTGTATTGACTGGATTGTTCAATGTCTCTGGTACtctctcatttttcatttgactgCATCCTAACTGCAGTTTATGGGTCAGAATACCACACAGTCTGTAAAAATGCTATTTGTCCTAATGTTTTGTGGTAAGGGTAAAGTAGAAAATTGTTTTCCCAGTCTGCCAAGTTCAACTTCAGAATCCAACTGAATACTGTGGTCAGTTAAACCCAGGCTGCCCCATGTGCAAACTGCAGCTCTGGGCTTCAACCCAGCTCCAGTGCAAAATCACGGGTGATGTCAGACCTCGTTCCATCTGTTTGATATACTGTGTATGGTTAAACCTTGAGCACAGCACATTTAGTTTAAACTGCATTTACAGTTCCATCAATAGAAATTTAGTTGAATGCTGGAACATTAAGCAAATGAGTTTATACTGAAATCACAGATGTGCTTTAAACTGCAGCTTCTGAGgatgtaaagaggtaaaagacAACACATTTAAACTATTGGCTGAGCTCATAGTGGCAGACACTCTAGGTTTTAATAGTtaaacaaaatgtctttttaatttactgacccctgtctgtgttttcagatcGGCCTTGGATCTGGAACATTTCGTATAGCCAGGCTCCTGACACACATGGTAACATCTGGGTTCCCTCCTGAATAAATACCCTGTACCTCTAATACTTCAAAACTGCTGTCTGTACTGTTTCTAAGTGTGAGTTTTCCATaagattcattttttatattttatactgtactgtagaaCCACGTTTTCtatcagtaaataaaatatatttacatcgTTCAGTTGTAATGTTATCTACTGACATTGCGCCAGGTTTTGAATGTGAAAGGACATGCCTCCTAGGATTCGATTATCCAAATTGATTTAATCTTATTGAGAATAGGATTCCACTGAGATTAATTAAATTTGTTCACATCAGGCCTGTACAGCAAGGTACCACAACATAGAAAAACAATGTACTATAAGTCTTTACATTAGTGGTGTTTCAgtgaatttttaatttatattttcctGGGGTCACATCTTGGTTCACCTGAGTTAACTTAAAATGACAGTTTAACCCAGGTGATCCCTTTCAAATCAAATTCCAAGATGTTTATTTGCTCTAAATATAGTACTTCAACAGTGTTAGTTAATGAATATCTGCATGAAGTGTGAATGTCATCCAGGGTGGTAATTGGCCTTAATAAATTTCAAACCTAAAAAGTGTGTACATTGTCTGCAAAGACCATGTTCTGTGACATGCACCAGCACATATTGCATGGGTGCAGCGGTTTTAAGCCTTGACTGTCAGGACCCACAGCGTGCTCTCCCAAGTGTACATTAGTCACTGACTAGGCAGCTTCAGTCAAACCAGCAGGGCTCTGTATAATGAGCACCGCTTCCACTGACAGGGCCGGACCTGCGTTTCTTCTGGTCCTGGGACATCGTTGGCATTCTGAGCAAAGACTTTGCACCTGAAGAGTTAAAATTAGTTATATGTAGTAACTCTTCTGTCACAGGATCACAACCAAGTGTTCAGTCCAGTGGTAGTAACATCAGCAGGTTGgcctttttaacttttttttttttttttaattttggtgaGAGGAACTCGTGGGTACGCAGgtgtgtttatatgttaaaAGAGTCAACTAAATGTTTACattataaattaattttaacataaaataatgaattactTTAATCATAGTGAAACCAGTGGATCTAAATAGTTGAAAAGTCTCCtgagaatataaaaatataaatggaaaaacatgtGATTCATGGGTGTATATCTGTGcccaggtgtacctaataaactgaaaaGTCTGTGTACTGTAAGTTCTATGTACTACAAATCCCGTCGTTCCTTGCGTCAGTGTGTCAACATGGCGCCTGTCTGCCGGACAAAAGGCGAATCTGTCTGACGGCGGATTGAAACCCAATTAGAAACAGAGGAGACATTTTGGGAAAACTGTCAGTGCCCGTGTGTCCTGGCCCTCCACCGCAGCACATATATGGTAAAATAAACGTCTGTGGAGGCTCGGAGACTGGAATATTAAGGTAAGTTACGATCTGCAGCTCCAACTACTGTTGTCTGCAAACGGTCCTGGGAGCCCGATGCATTTCCTTTTCTCTGGATGGTGATAACTGAAAACTCCTTAGAAATTTCGGCTGTGTTGCGGGGTTTTACTTGGAGGTTAACGTTCGCAACACTTAGCCAAAAAAAGTCAGTGTCCTATTCGGCGTGCACGGCAATCACTGCGAAACGCTTAATCCAACACAATCTCAACTTTTTCACCtttgtgcacagtgtgttttaGTGATGTGATAATTGCGGCGAACAACAGGCAAGCCATCAGGTAACTGTACCTATTTGTTGTCTTAggattgttttggtttataaaatatatGCCGAACTGAGGAGGAGTTCTTCCTGATCAATTAAACATCGTGGGATTTACTCGAGCGACAATAGTTATTTTCGAGGACCAGTGCAAAAATAAATtcgcccttttttttttcaacgcAATTCGGCATTAAAGTCCgtatttaaagaaaacactgaatcgGGTCTACTGTGACATCTGGGGACAGCGGAGTTATTTCTGTGGCCACATTATTGATCTGAtctgtattatatttatttgctttttaatttttgatttCATGGCCAGTTGAGGAGTTGCCCAGAGTTGTATTTAAATGACTTCTGTCTGTATGCTCAGCTGACACATCTGCAGGCAGGTTTACAGTTGATGCCACGTGTGGTTAAGATGTTAGGCAGGTTACTGGGTTCAGGAATAGAAGTACAGTTTATCTTTAACATTCAGGACAAGGCTTTAATGTCATGCTCCAGGACAATCCAGGATTGTGTGAGTTTGAAGGGCACATTGTGAGTCAGACTGTTACAGTATCAGCTACACTGTTtgtgacctctgtgtgtgtgtgtgtgtgtgtgtgtgtgcatgcatgtgcatgcatgtgtgttttgatggGTGCCCATACTCCctacacacactttgtctgctgcttgttgctgcttaGTGCCTGCACCACTTGAATTCTGGTCCCTCTGTccctacatacacacatcccAGCCTCACATCATCGCTCACACTGCTGGTTTGCTGCCACTCCACTAAATCTGACACTTAGAAATTTCACCatgtaatattaattattatgtCTTCTGATCTAgttctggctttttttttttcttgatgctTTCTCTGCTGTATAACTATAAGATAAAATATGACCTGCTTTGATAAAGTGACCTTGTCCCAAGTATACTATTATTATGTCATTACTAAAGTGTGTATGCCTGCTGCTAAGTCATGGTTAATGTATTATAGCTATTGTGAGAAAGTTGAGTGACTGCCAACTAAAGGGCTGGATCATTATCCCATATGCAGTatatgagagaaaatgaaggcaGGTAGCCAGTGTTGAAAACGTATAAGCTCTTTTCTTGCCTTGATACCCTTTGTCGTTGGGGAGGGATCATACACTGCAGTGTGCTACGATGGATAAAGTTCTGTTTGCCTCTGGTCACATCGTGTCATTGTGCATCCAAAGCTTCTGTGTCTTCTGACAATCGTAGTCCCTTTTTAAAAGGAGGCTGGTTTGCTGATATTAAATGTCATGCATGTTTTTGCCTTGTGGCATGTGGCTGTACTGAAAATTTTCACTCTGCTCTTTGTTGCTGTCAAATGTGTAGCAAAGTGCGTTGATCGTGCCCTCATGTCCCGAGGCATTTGCACATCTacctctttttttaatttcgtgtttacattgtttgtatgtttgtttctgtctgactcTTTAGTCAAgaattgtattatttattctaTAGCACATATGTGCACAC
The Mastacembelus armatus chromosome 3, fMasArm1.2, whole genome shotgun sequence DNA segment above includes these coding regions:
- the tdp1 gene encoding tyrosyl-DNA phosphodiesterase 1, which codes for MSQGSQHGKWTISSSDDDDEDLPPSGTKTNKPHRPAKTTGGQGSASPFSLKLEPVSATVEVKPEPDKTRVSSLVTVSEARQAAAVSQLNPVKYQSSPSLAGKRKKEVSDSSGWALSDTDDDDGEVKANSLSNLPNRAPSSPKTKKLKVEIKRPPSPHGRLYYIDEPEDFFESSIPCLNDTYRFYLNKVTGLDRKYNSGALHIKDILSPLFGTLKESVQFNYCFDIEWMVKQYPSEFRDRPVLIVHGDKREAKARLVQQAQPFPHVRFCQAKLDIAFGTHHTKMMLLWYEEGFRVIILTSNLIRADWYQKTQGMWMSPLFPRLPKGSSASAGESPTFFKRDLLEYLASYRAPELEEWIQRIKEHDLSETRVYLIGSTPGRYVGSDMERWGHLRLRKLLYDHTEPIPGEERWPVIGQFSSIGSMGLDKTKWLAGEFQRTLTTLGKSSVRPEPPMHLLYPSVEDVRTSLEGYPAGGSLPYSIQTAQKQLWLHSYFHRWKADTTGRSHAMPHIKTYMRVSPDFTELAWFLVTSANLSKAAWGALEKNNTQMMVRSYELGVLYVPSTFNMKTFPVHKNPFPVSSSSLGFPVPFDLPPTCYSAKDRPWIWNISYSQAPDTHGNIWVPS